The following proteins are encoded in a genomic region of Streptomyces sp. SLBN-31:
- the gnd gene encoding phosphogluconate dehydrogenase (NAD(+)-dependent, decarboxylating), with protein MQLGLIGLGKMGGNMRERLRRAGHTVIGYDRNPELSDAASLADLVDKLEAPRVVWVMVPAGGPTQSVVDELGDLLSPGDTVVDGGNSRWTDDEKHAAELGAKGIGFVDAGVSGGVWGLQNGYALMVGGDKEHVERLQPIFDALKPEGPYGYVHAGKVGAGHFSKMVHNGIEYAMMQAYAEGWELLEKVDSVDNVREVFRSWQEGTVIRSWLLDLAVNALDEDPHLDKLKGFAQDSGEGRWTVEAAIDNAVPLPAITASLFARFSSRQDDSPQMKMVAALRNQFGGHAVESKK; from the coding sequence ATGCAGCTGGGCCTCATCGGTCTGGGCAAGATGGGCGGCAACATGCGCGAGCGGCTCCGCCGCGCCGGCCACACCGTCATCGGCTACGACCGCAATCCCGAGCTCTCCGACGCGGCGAGCCTCGCCGACCTGGTCGACAAGCTCGAAGCCCCCCGCGTGGTCTGGGTGATGGTCCCGGCCGGCGGCCCGACCCAGTCGGTCGTGGACGAGCTGGGCGACCTCCTCTCCCCCGGCGACACCGTCGTGGACGGCGGCAACTCCCGCTGGACCGACGACGAGAAGCACGCCGCCGAACTCGGCGCCAAGGGCATCGGCTTCGTCGACGCGGGCGTCTCCGGTGGCGTGTGGGGGCTGCAGAACGGCTACGCGCTCATGGTCGGCGGCGACAAGGAGCACGTCGAGCGGCTCCAGCCGATCTTCGACGCGCTCAAGCCGGAGGGCCCGTACGGCTATGTCCACGCGGGCAAGGTCGGCGCCGGGCACTTCTCCAAGATGGTCCACAACGGCATCGAGTACGCCATGATGCAGGCCTACGCCGAGGGCTGGGAGCTGCTGGAGAAGGTCGACTCCGTGGACAACGTCCGCGAGGTCTTCCGCTCCTGGCAGGAGGGCACGGTCATCCGCTCCTGGCTGCTGGACCTCGCGGTCAACGCCCTCGACGAGGACCCGCACCTGGACAAGCTGAAGGGCTTCGCGCAGGACTCCGGCGAGGGCCGGTGGACGGTCGAGGCGGCCATCGACAACGCCGTGCCGCTGCCCGCCATCACGGCCTCCCTCTTCGCGCGGTTCTCCTCCCGCCAGGACGACTCGCCGCAGATGAAGATGGTCGCCGCGCTGCGCAACCAGTTCGGCGGCCACGCCGTCGAGTCGAAGAAGTAG
- the pgi gene encoding glucose-6-phosphate isomerase, translating into MSDNPQLSRRPEWTALEDHRAQGQPQLRELFATDPGRAERYVVRVGDLRIDYSKHLVTDETLALLQELATATDVFGLRDAMFRGERINLTEDRAVLHTALRAARDAVVEVDGENVVPKVHEVLDKMSDFAGRVRSGEWTGHTGRRIRNVVNIGIGGSDLGPAMAYEALRAFTARELTFRFVSNVDGADLHEAVRDLDPAETLFIVASKTFTTIETITNATSARSWLLAGLGGDDKAVARHFVALSTNAEKVTAFGIDPDNMFEFWDWVGGRYSYDSAIGLSLMIAIGPDRFREMLDGFRIVDEHFRTAPAEANAPLLLGLLGIWYGNFFDAQSHAVLPYSHYLSKFTAYLQQLDMESNGKSVQRDGQPVGWQTGPVVWGTPGTNGQHAYYQLIHQGTKLIPADFIGFARPVGELSDELKAQHDLLMANLFAQGQALAFGKTAEEVRAEGVPEEQVAHRTFNGNHPTTTILARELTPSVLGQLIALYEHKVFVQGAVWNIDSFDQWGVELGKVLAKRVEPALTEGADVPGLDPSTTALVAAYRDLKEGN; encoded by the coding sequence ATGTCCGACAACCCCCAGCTCTCCCGGCGCCCCGAGTGGACCGCGCTCGAGGACCACCGCGCCCAGGGGCAGCCGCAGTTGCGTGAGCTGTTCGCGACGGACCCGGGGCGCGCGGAGCGGTACGTGGTGCGCGTGGGCGACCTGCGCATCGACTACTCCAAGCACCTCGTCACCGACGAGACGCTCGCGTTGCTGCAGGAACTGGCCACCGCCACCGACGTGTTCGGGCTGCGGGACGCCATGTTCCGCGGTGAGCGGATCAACCTCACCGAGGACCGTGCCGTCCTGCACACCGCGCTGCGCGCCGCGCGGGACGCGGTGGTCGAGGTCGACGGCGAGAACGTGGTGCCGAAGGTTCACGAAGTCCTCGACAAGATGAGCGACTTCGCCGGACGGGTCCGCTCCGGCGAGTGGACCGGCCACACCGGAAGGCGCATCAGGAACGTCGTCAACATCGGCATCGGTGGCTCCGACCTCGGTCCGGCGATGGCCTACGAGGCCCTGCGGGCCTTCACTGCGCGGGAGTTGACGTTCCGGTTCGTGTCGAACGTCGACGGGGCCGACCTGCACGAGGCGGTCCGCGACCTGGACCCGGCGGAGACGCTGTTCATCGTCGCGTCCAAGACGTTCACCACCATCGAGACGATCACCAACGCGACCTCCGCCCGCTCCTGGCTGCTGGCCGGCCTCGGTGGGGACGACAAGGCGGTGGCCCGGCACTTCGTGGCGCTGTCGACGAACGCCGAGAAGGTCACGGCCTTCGGCATCGACCCTGACAACATGTTCGAGTTCTGGGACTGGGTCGGCGGCCGCTACTCCTACGACTCCGCGATCGGCCTGTCCCTGATGATCGCCATCGGCCCGGACCGCTTCCGCGAGATGCTCGACGGCTTCCGCATCGTCGACGAGCACTTCCGCACCGCCCCCGCCGAGGCCAACGCCCCGCTGCTGCTGGGCCTGCTGGGCATCTGGTACGGCAACTTCTTCGACGCCCAGTCGCACGCGGTGCTGCCGTACAGCCACTACCTCTCCAAGTTCACCGCGTACCTCCAGCAGCTGGACATGGAGTCCAACGGCAAGTCGGTGCAGCGCGACGGACAGCCGGTGGGCTGGCAGACCGGACCGGTGGTGTGGGGCACGCCCGGCACCAACGGCCAGCACGCCTACTACCAGTTGATCCATCAGGGCACGAAGCTGATCCCCGCGGACTTCATCGGCTTCGCCCGCCCGGTCGGCGAACTGAGCGACGAACTCAAGGCCCAGCACGACCTGTTGATGGCCAACCTGTTCGCGCAGGGCCAGGCGCTGGCGTTCGGCAAGACCGCGGAGGAGGTCCGTGCGGAGGGGGTTCCCGAGGAGCAGGTCGCGCACCGCACCTTCAACGGCAACCACCCCACCACCACCATCCTGGCCCGCGAGCTGACGCCCTCGGTCCTCGGCCAGCTGATCGCCCTCTACGAGCACAAGGTGTTCGTGCAGGGCGCGGTCTGGAACATCGACTCCTTCGACCAGTGGGGCGTCGAGCTCGGCAAGGTGCTCGCCAAGCGCGTCGAGCCCGCCCTGACCGAGGGCGCGGACGTCCCCGGCCTCGACCCCTCCACCACCGCACTCGTGGCCGCCTACCGCGACCTCAAGGAAGGCAACTGA
- the opcA gene encoding glucose-6-phosphate dehydrogenase assembly protein OpcA, whose amino-acid sequence MKIDLTDTTASKINKALVQGRRALGTPAVGMVLTMVIVTDEENAYDAIKAAEEASHEHPSRTLVVIRRQARTPRDRIASKLDAEVRVGSDAGTGETVVLRTYGEVSDHADSVVLPLLLPDAPVVVWWPVDAPDNPSKDPLGALAQRRITDLYAVENPLQELETRRRSYAPGDTDLAWTRLTPWRSMLAAALDQARAQIISGAVEAEAENPAAELLARWLEARLNVKIDRVVTAGPVVTAVRLGTVDGEIVIDRPEGPLATLSLPGQPSRTLALKVRTTSELIAEELRRLDADEMYAVALRAEAAKETV is encoded by the coding sequence ATGAAGATCGACCTGACCGACACCACGGCAAGCAAGATCAACAAGGCGCTGGTGCAGGGTCGCCGCGCCCTGGGCACGCCCGCCGTGGGCATGGTCCTGACGATGGTGATCGTCACGGACGAGGAGAACGCCTACGACGCGATCAAGGCGGCCGAGGAGGCCTCGCACGAGCATCCCTCGCGCACCCTGGTCGTCATCAGGCGGCAGGCCCGTACCCCGCGCGACCGCATCGCGTCCAAGCTGGACGCCGAGGTGCGGGTGGGCTCCGACGCGGGCACCGGCGAGACGGTGGTGCTGCGCACCTACGGCGAGGTGTCCGACCACGCCGACTCGGTCGTGCTGCCGCTGCTGCTGCCGGACGCGCCGGTCGTCGTGTGGTGGCCGGTGGACGCGCCGGACAACCCCTCGAAGGACCCGCTGGGCGCGCTCGCGCAGCGCAGGATCACCGACCTGTACGCGGTGGAGAACCCGCTCCAGGAGCTGGAGACCCGCAGGCGTTCCTACGCCCCCGGCGACACCGACCTCGCCTGGACCCGGCTGACGCCGTGGCGTTCGATGCTGGCCGCCGCCCTGGACCAGGCCCGCGCCCAGATCATCTCGGGCGCGGTGGAGGCCGAGGCGGAGAACCCGGCGGCCGAGCTGCTGGCGCGCTGGCTGGAGGCGCGGCTGAACGTGAAGATCGACCGCGTGGTCACCGCGGGGCCGGTCGTCACCGCGGTCCGCCTGGGCACGGTCGACGGCGAGATCGTCATCGACCGCCCGGAGGGCCCGCTGGCCACCCTGTCCCTGCCGGGCCAGCCGTCCCGCACCCTCGCGCTGAAGGTGCGCACCACCTCCGAACTCATCGCCGAGGAGCTGCGCCGCCTCGACGCCGACGAGATGTACGCCGTGGCCCTGCGGGCCGAGGCCGCCAAGGAGACCGTCTGA